The following coding sequences are from one Arthrobacter sp. PvP023 window:
- a CDS encoding helix-turn-helix transcriptional regulator, with protein sequence MKDPLKSDGKASAQTRAGTKRQNAGEPWIDRGDMLSSVRDALASDDCWAVFVVGDAGLGASSLLAQLNDARNGRTAVMTVHGSPSLAPVPYGALSPYLADLSVEDVTSKVAVLRALWAHLESGRKNPGPALLLVDDAHDLDTATAEMISELVQAGWAKLVATCIPRPGIPQPLLRLWHDGTAERFDIAPLTMEQGHQLCEALLDGKVLNSTSRQYWQEAGGNTLLLKTLVREAQRSGDLIRRNGVWLNTGSSHVRTLELTAVVKVQLMRISADGREALNLIALAEPVDRTLVGEIAGEPAVKELLDQRLVAQSVDSEPTLRLVSPVYGEVLRRIVPAARSLQLHRELVSRMEVSADKPESLLRIVTWSLDCGAEVPARLLIRAAVLACKLFESETALRIAWAVKDPELQQTARAVMARSHYNLGHYDEAAALLNVNVDAGSGLTHMVVNSLLRSATRTALGHPASEIAEDASRLRQWGEKEAAANPADSAAILKVTAQRASLVELMAYSLAGDYRRMGPALGDLLAAGDSLAAPDGALTRSMALALQAERLCALGYPLQGRQLAMDAFGQAQPPDNDIFFLPEFIVVRLVACDLAAGEWAEAQQLLAGYAETPFGSAMVSFSGAAYVVMGYVAVRQGKLADALELLTTGLEALRDSDPQQMFRLCAAMAYYVAAAQGLTAEAARLKLDYDAWGERGMHLVTAFARDFLAAGDEHLAGDGTGVAALHRSAGEAAQQDAKFLELNALAMALGLGDTTRLERLQELAGAVEGAWAAALAEYCAALSDGSAELFLRAGDALCAASVFQLAADAYSAALASLDRSRDRELAALARAGIARCNEELGHAGSEAQPDAVAPVLTKRERNIVGLAATGLSDRQIADKLQISVRTVEGHLYRCYLKLGIAGRDELAAAAGLGEEAAVRAKTSPGK encoded by the coding sequence TTGAAGGATCCGCTCAAGTCTGACGGGAAGGCTTCGGCGCAGACGCGCGCCGGAACCAAGCGCCAGAATGCTGGGGAGCCCTGGATAGACCGGGGGGACATGCTGTCCTCAGTCAGGGACGCCCTTGCCTCGGACGACTGCTGGGCGGTTTTTGTGGTGGGCGACGCCGGGTTGGGCGCCTCTTCCTTGCTGGCACAGCTGAACGACGCACGAAACGGCCGGACGGCCGTGATGACTGTCCACGGAAGTCCGTCCTTGGCCCCCGTTCCGTACGGGGCGCTGTCTCCGTACCTGGCGGATCTCTCCGTTGAAGACGTCACATCCAAGGTGGCTGTCCTGAGGGCGTTATGGGCGCACCTCGAAAGCGGCAGGAAAAATCCGGGACCTGCCCTCCTGTTGGTTGACGACGCCCACGACCTGGACACGGCCACCGCAGAGATGATTTCCGAACTCGTCCAGGCAGGCTGGGCCAAACTTGTGGCCACCTGCATTCCGAGGCCTGGCATACCGCAGCCGCTGCTCCGGCTTTGGCACGACGGTACGGCCGAGAGATTCGACATTGCTCCCTTGACAATGGAACAGGGGCATCAACTCTGCGAGGCGCTGCTCGACGGCAAAGTCCTCAACAGCACATCGCGTCAATACTGGCAGGAAGCCGGAGGCAACACCCTCCTGCTCAAGACCCTCGTCCGCGAGGCCCAGCGCTCAGGTGACCTGATCCGGCGCAACGGAGTGTGGCTCAATACCGGATCGTCCCACGTCCGGACCCTGGAACTCACCGCCGTCGTCAAAGTCCAGCTGATGCGCATCTCGGCCGACGGCCGGGAGGCCCTGAACCTGATCGCCCTGGCGGAACCGGTGGACAGAACCCTCGTGGGAGAAATCGCCGGTGAGCCCGCCGTCAAGGAGCTGCTGGACCAGCGGCTCGTGGCCCAGTCGGTGGACAGCGAGCCGACTCTCCGGCTCGTGAGCCCCGTCTACGGCGAAGTGCTGCGCCGGATCGTTCCCGCGGCCCGAAGCCTCCAGCTCCACCGGGAACTCGTGTCCCGGATGGAAGTCTCTGCAGACAAACCGGAGTCGCTGCTCCGAATAGTTACCTGGTCCTTGGACTGCGGGGCCGAAGTGCCTGCCCGCCTGCTGATCCGGGCTGCCGTGCTCGCCTGCAAGCTGTTCGAGAGCGAAACGGCCCTGCGCATCGCCTGGGCCGTCAAGGACCCGGAACTGCAACAGACTGCGCGCGCCGTGATGGCCCGCTCACACTACAACCTCGGGCACTACGACGAAGCTGCCGCCCTCCTGAACGTCAACGTCGACGCCGGTAGCGGCCTCACGCACATGGTGGTCAACAGCCTCCTGAGATCGGCCACCCGGACCGCACTCGGGCACCCCGCCTCGGAGATCGCGGAAGATGCCAGCCGCCTGCGCCAATGGGGCGAAAAAGAGGCGGCGGCCAATCCCGCGGACTCAGCCGCCATCCTCAAGGTCACGGCACAGCGGGCGTCGCTTGTAGAACTCATGGCGTACTCGCTCGCGGGCGACTACAGGCGAATGGGGCCTGCGCTCGGTGACCTGCTGGCAGCCGGCGATTCGCTCGCGGCACCCGACGGCGCGCTCACCCGGTCGATGGCGCTGGCGCTACAGGCGGAGCGCCTTTGCGCGCTGGGGTATCCGCTGCAAGGGCGCCAACTCGCCATGGACGCCTTCGGCCAGGCCCAGCCTCCGGACAACGACATCTTCTTCCTCCCTGAGTTCATCGTGGTCCGACTCGTGGCCTGCGATCTTGCGGCCGGTGAATGGGCCGAGGCGCAGCAGCTCCTGGCGGGTTATGCGGAAACACCCTTCGGTTCCGCCATGGTCTCGTTCAGCGGAGCCGCCTACGTCGTCATGGGGTACGTAGCCGTCCGGCAGGGAAAGCTCGCCGACGCCCTGGAGTTACTGACCACGGGCCTGGAGGCTCTCCGCGACAGCGACCCCCAGCAGATGTTCCGGCTCTGTGCGGCCATGGCCTATTACGTCGCGGCCGCCCAGGGCCTCACAGCGGAGGCTGCCAGGCTGAAATTGGATTATGACGCCTGGGGGGAGCGGGGCATGCATCTGGTGACGGCTTTTGCCCGGGATTTCCTGGCCGCAGGTGACGAACACCTGGCCGGCGACGGAACCGGCGTCGCGGCCCTGCACCGGAGCGCCGGGGAAGCCGCGCAACAGGACGCCAAGTTCCTGGAGCTGAATGCCCTCGCCATGGCGCTGGGCCTCGGAGACACCACCAGGCTGGAGCGGCTGCAGGAACTCGCCGGCGCGGTGGAAGGCGCCTGGGCGGCCGCCCTGGCTGAATACTGTGCGGCGCTTTCCGACGGCAGCGCCGAACTGTTCCTGCGCGCGGGGGATGCCCTCTGTGCGGCCTCCGTCTTCCAGCTGGCCGCGGACGCTTATTCAGCCGCCCTGGCCTCACTGGACCGGAGCCGCGACCGGGAACTGGCAGCGCTGGCCCGCGCAGGCATCGCCCGCTGCAACGAAGAGCTGGGCCACGCAGGAAGCGAAGCCCAGCCGGACGCCGTGGCGCCCGTTTTGACCAAGCGGGAGCGGAACATTGTCGGACTGGCGGCAACCGGGCTCAGCGACCGCCAGATCGCAGACAAACTGCAGATTTCCGTCCGCACGGTGGAAGGCCACCTCTACCGTTGCTACCTGAAACTGGGCATCGCAGGACGCGACGAGTTGGCCGCTGCGGCAGGACTGGGAGAAGAAGCAGCCGTGAGGGCGAAAACATCCCCCGGCAAATAG
- a CDS encoding LuxR family transcriptional regulator: MGASERRKWSSLVRQDLQASVVSILGDNDLHGVVVAGAQGVGKSTFVRAVEAQLAGKMHVIHLHGTTTDPAIPFGQLAFLVARLPGKALESPGEIVHGISRLIREDAAGRPVLVVLEDLPAIDSMSTAVLMHLVLSGVAKLMVTVRNVTDMPEDLIRLLRNNSLEEVRLEVFTRPEVSKLLAGVLGRPVTATAASSLYAASGGNPLVLQAIVIEQLRSGNLHLAGKVWALRGGINLAEADALVDLVRSRLARETPKVREGLEWLALIRRVPLFVLLDVLDPAVVADLEKAGYLQVGETGRRWVSLKDEYVGEVIRGWMDLPRRKELHQLVARAVGTTPAEMDVEELLGYVAWTLDCGEPVEPAFALAAAAAANQLFDPMFALESLAQIRVGDPHWAEAAQQRAAAYMTLAEHESAVAVLEEVTPEQLSELPATAYASYIQDFCSSLLWIHGGYSRIGGILSAARQELARRERASIGNETSADFARAHERIRLAEFEQMVHQGEYAAVAEDLERAYKEAGDPLYVLNCACLLTMAWAVLGREADAIALAAEIQHRMEQSNVAPGMLSWQAEGLFAALLCSGEWEDCVRILTEALDRKPKIMQYLGGAAELALGVAYTYAGRADLAIDTLLGAQAQLEIRRSYYGPSLACSALAFAYSQAGDIQESRNFLDLAAQEEQHVAWFTSWMADFCVRMAKRWLKDPGAKQKLMESAHEDISKGRTTTASISLFGATVHGTEEELVLLTEISSRRQGKMASVNRLVGEGSRKKDSKVLLEAASVAHELHLDAVESRCVVLALDIAREKGDSQSARAAQHRLDRLVETLPVLPLMPHTVGPELTERERQVARMASQGLSNKEVANRLQLSIRTVEGHLYQIFTKMGISSRSELEGSAQV, translated from the coding sequence ATGGGAGCCTCAGAGCGTCGTAAGTGGTCGTCTTTAGTCAGGCAGGACCTCCAGGCCTCCGTCGTTTCGATCCTTGGCGATAACGATCTTCACGGCGTTGTTGTGGCCGGTGCCCAAGGCGTCGGCAAGTCCACCTTTGTACGGGCAGTGGAAGCGCAGCTGGCGGGAAAGATGCACGTCATCCACCTGCATGGAACCACCACCGATCCCGCGATCCCCTTTGGCCAGTTGGCGTTTCTGGTGGCCCGGCTGCCCGGCAAGGCGCTGGAATCGCCCGGGGAAATTGTTCACGGCATTTCCCGGCTGATCCGGGAAGATGCCGCCGGACGTCCTGTCCTTGTGGTGCTCGAGGATCTGCCGGCGATCGACAGCATGAGCACCGCCGTCCTGATGCACCTCGTACTGAGCGGCGTCGCGAAGCTCATGGTCACCGTCCGCAATGTGACGGACATGCCCGAAGACCTGATCCGGCTCCTCCGGAACAATTCACTTGAGGAAGTCCGGCTCGAAGTCTTCACCCGGCCGGAAGTGAGCAAACTGCTTGCCGGCGTCCTGGGGCGCCCTGTGACTGCCACCGCCGCCAGTTCGCTTTACGCAGCAAGCGGCGGGAACCCGCTGGTCCTCCAAGCGATCGTCATAGAACAACTGCGTTCCGGCAACCTCCATCTGGCCGGGAAGGTCTGGGCGCTCAGAGGGGGGATCAACCTCGCAGAGGCCGACGCCCTGGTTGACCTGGTCCGGTCCCGGCTGGCACGGGAGACGCCGAAGGTCAGGGAGGGCCTGGAATGGCTGGCGCTGATCCGGCGGGTTCCCCTGTTCGTCCTCCTTGACGTCCTGGACCCGGCAGTGGTTGCCGATCTCGAAAAAGCCGGGTACCTGCAGGTGGGAGAGACGGGCCGGCGCTGGGTGAGCCTGAAGGACGAATATGTAGGCGAAGTCATCCGGGGCTGGATGGATCTGCCGCGCCGCAAGGAGCTGCATCAGCTCGTGGCCAGGGCGGTGGGCACAACGCCCGCTGAGATGGATGTCGAAGAGCTCCTCGGTTATGTGGCGTGGACACTTGACTGCGGCGAGCCAGTGGAACCGGCGTTTGCACTGGCCGCGGCGGCTGCGGCGAACCAGCTGTTCGACCCGATGTTCGCCTTGGAGTCTTTGGCGCAGATCCGGGTGGGGGACCCGCACTGGGCGGAGGCAGCCCAGCAGCGGGCGGCCGCCTACATGACCTTGGCAGAACACGAATCTGCAGTGGCCGTCCTCGAGGAAGTCACGCCCGAGCAGCTGTCTGAACTCCCCGCGACCGCCTACGCCAGCTACATCCAGGACTTCTGCAGTTCGCTGCTCTGGATCCACGGTGGGTACAGCCGGATCGGCGGCATCCTGTCGGCGGCCAGGCAGGAGCTGGCACGCAGGGAAAGGGCATCCATCGGCAATGAAACATCCGCCGACTTTGCCCGTGCGCATGAACGGATCAGGCTTGCCGAATTTGAGCAGATGGTCCACCAGGGCGAATATGCGGCTGTTGCCGAAGACCTGGAGCGGGCCTACAAGGAAGCCGGCGATCCCCTGTATGTCTTGAATTGTGCCTGCCTGCTGACCATGGCCTGGGCGGTCCTGGGCCGGGAAGCAGACGCCATCGCCCTGGCCGCCGAGATCCAGCACAGGATGGAACAGTCGAACGTGGCTCCGGGGATGCTCAGTTGGCAGGCTGAAGGCCTCTTTGCTGCGCTGCTGTGCAGCGGCGAGTGGGAGGACTGCGTCAGGATACTCACGGAAGCCCTGGACCGGAAGCCCAAGATCATGCAGTATCTCGGCGGGGCAGCCGAACTCGCACTCGGTGTGGCCTACACCTACGCAGGACGCGCCGACCTCGCCATCGACACCTTGCTCGGTGCCCAGGCGCAACTGGAAATCAGGCGGAGCTACTACGGTCCGTCGCTTGCCTGCTCAGCGCTTGCCTTCGCTTATTCCCAGGCCGGCGATATCCAGGAATCGCGGAACTTCCTGGACCTGGCCGCCCAGGAGGAGCAGCACGTCGCCTGGTTCACTTCATGGATGGCCGACTTCTGCGTCCGGATGGCAAAACGGTGGCTCAAGGATCCGGGAGCCAAGCAGAAGCTGATGGAATCCGCCCACGAGGACATTTCCAAGGGGCGGACAACCACTGCCTCCATCAGCCTGTTCGGTGCTACGGTGCATGGAACAGAGGAAGAACTGGTCCTGCTGACCGAAATTTCCTCTCGTCGGCAAGGAAAAATGGCCAGCGTCAACCGGCTGGTGGGGGAGGGGAGCAGAAAGAAGGATTCCAAGGTCCTGCTGGAGGCAGCGTCCGTGGCCCATGAGCTCCATCTCGATGCGGTGGAGTCCAGATGCGTCGTCCTGGCGCTGGACATCGCCAGGGAAAAGGGAGATTCCCAATCCGCACGCGCGGCCCAGCACCGTCTGGACCGGCTCGTGGAGACGTTGCCGGTGTTGCCGTTGATGCCGCACACGGTGGGACCCGAACTGACCGAACGGGAACGGCAGGTTGCCAGGATGGCCAGCCAGGGGTTGAGTAACAAAGAAGTGGCCAACCGGCTGCAGCTGTCCATCCGTACCGTGGAGGGCCATCTTTACCAGATCTTCACGAAAATGGGGATTTCATCGAGGAGTGAGCTTGAAGGATCCGCTCAAGTCTGA